Within Vicia villosa cultivar HV-30 ecotype Madison, WI linkage group LG1, Vvil1.0, whole genome shotgun sequence, the genomic segment CGGATGTCATATGGTTACCACAGGCAGAGTTAAAATAccatttagaattatttggtgtGGTCGAAAGAGTAGTAGGAGTATTAcccaaaggaagaagaagaggctAAAGATTTGCGATTGAGAAAGCTAGCTGAGAGGAATATAAGATTTATTGGTAGCAGCAGTAGTTGCAAGTAAGGCCTTGGAGATTTGGTTGGAGGTTCATTTCTATTCTGGTAAGAATGTGAAGGACGAGTGGGACAAATATGAATTAAGTGTCTGAGTGTCTTGAAGTATCGACAATAGTTTGAAATATGACCTTTTCATGCAGTTATGACATTCAACTGTGGAACAATCAGAAAAATAATTATCAGACTTACGACAACAGCGACAGAATTTGGTAGACTTATTTGTAATTGCAAAGGCATGATCAACTTGTTGGCGAACAAGTGCCAATCTAGTTACTTCAGAATTGAGACAATGATGAGCATTCTTTAGTGTAGGCAAAGGGTTTTGGTGCAACATCGAACTGGTTCATAATCAATAGTGAGAGTCATCAGAAACTGAATCAGGATAATACGATTGCAATGAGTCTCATATGTTTTTATATCAGTAGCATCTTTCAAAGAAAGCTCGCATGAAGCTGACTGATTCTAAATAACTTTCCATCTGTGCCAAACAATCATAAACAAGTTGACCATATTGTTATTTCAAATTACTAAGATCCTTCAATAGGTGACATTTATAGGATAAATTAAAGATAGTATAATGTTGTTTTAAATGATCTCATATCTCTTTGGCATTCTTGAATCGCCCAAATTGCATATGAATGCTTGTAATGGAGGTATTCCGAAACCAAGTTATGATTTGATGATTTTTACTCGTTCTTCTAACTTATTAGCATGAGCCTCTGAAGTTTCACCGGAACTTCTCGTCGGACACTTTTTATCGCCTGTCACATATCGTCAAAGTCGACGACCTTTCAAGAATCTGTTTATTGCCTCAATCCACTGATTATAATTGTTGTCATCGAGAGTTATGATAATTGGCCGAGTAACCTTGGATTTCTCCATTGTAGCACAATAAAGTTTAACTGAAATAAAGCGGCAGAAAGTTTGCtaccaaaaagaaagaaaaaactcaGAAGGAGCGATGGGTTAAAGAACCTAAACTCTTTGATACCGTGTGGAAACTCAGGAAGATATGAATATATTTATGTATTCGATATATCTCTGGAGTACAAAAAAAACTCATATttataagggttaaatatacaaaacctCCATATAATGTTAGCAAGTTTTGATTTTAGCCCCTGTAAAAAAAATCGAATTTCTCCCTTGTAATGTTAAGATTCGATGTTTTTAACCCCTCAAATGACAAAGTGGCATGAAATCTTTAATTTTGCTTATGTGGCATGTCCACGTggatcttcttttattttttaaaatccacgtgaaattatttttttttttaaaagttataaaaaattatttaaaacaaaaatttacccttgtttttataattttattgttgtttttattatgAGGAGGTAAATCAAAATTCGCTAATATTACAagggtaaaatatattttttttgatataaaaacaattatttattcgaatttttttattaaattttatttttggatttaaaaTACTATCGTTGTTTTGAATTTCTGCGTTTGCACTGTCTCCTGCCACTCTATATTTTTTACTGTCTTATTTAACCCCTTAATATTTTATGAAATTATCATTTATTCAGTAAGAGATCCTTTGAAGGGTCATCCCAAATCCTCAAAGAGCCAAATCTATTAGAACATCTTAACAAGTTACTTGGTTCTCCTTCCATAATTCGTTTGCCTGTGTCTCTCAGCCCCTTGTTAACTGCATAATTCGTTTGCCTGTGTCTCTCAGCCCCTTGTTAACTGCATAATTCGTTTGCCTGTGTCTCTCAGCCCCTTGTTAACTGCATAATTCGTTTGCCTGTGTCTCTTAGCCCCTTGTTAACCGTAGTACATTTGCTTGCATCATTTGGGGTTTCATTGTCTATGTTTATTTGCTTGTTCTCAGCTGCTTATGTATGTTGTGTGTTCACCTGTTTCGGCTTCCATTTTTTGATAGACTGCTTCTTCTCTTAATGGCACTTATCACCTAGTTTTTGACATTTATAACATTATCCAATaaacttcaaaaataaaaaaacctcTTACAAAAATTATCGTATTGGATTTTTAAAAATACCTACcaaatttttagttttttctagtttttttatagagatttttttaataaattataaatttttaaaagataaataataagAAGGATAAACATGTCATTATAAAATATTATGGGGTGTCAGTGTCagtataaaatcttttcaaaacactACCCAACAAAACCAGCCCAATTATTTTAACCCAAGGCCaaaaccaaaaccaaaccacACGCGTTTTACTTCCAATAATGAACCATGGTAGGTTCGTTCACCAACTCCCGTGGGTCCCATCTACCAACCACACCACTAACTCcttacttttccatttttttttatataaatcttTTTCCAACATTATTCTCATTATCCTCTTCCGTTTCCATCTCCATCGCTGAAAATGGCACAACAACCGGAATCAGAGATTCTCCCCAATTTCTGGGGTGACACCCCCGAAGATGAGTACTACACCTCCCAAGGAGTCACCAACACCAAATCCCACTTCCAAACTCCCAACGGCAAAATCTTCACTCAGTCCTTCCTCCCCCTCGACGGCAACATCAAAGCCACCGTTTACATGACTCACGGCTACGGCTCCGACACCGGCTGGCTCTTCCAAAAAATCTGCATCACTTTCGCCACCTGGGGTTACGCCGTCTTCACCGCCGATCTCCTTGGTCACGGCCGCTCCGACGGTCTCCGTTGCTACCTCGGCGACATGGAAAAAATCGCATCCACGTCACTCTCCTTCTTCCTCCATACCCGTCGTAGTCCTCCCTACAACAACCTCCCAGCGTTTCTCTTCGGTGAGTCCATGGGTGGTTTAGCGACATTGCTGATGTACTTTCAATCAGAACCGGACACGTGGACGGGTTTGATATTCTCCGCGCCGCTTTTCGTGATTCCCGAGGATATGAAACCTAGTAAAGTTCATTTGTTTGTGTACGGTCTGTTATTTGGTTTGGCTGATACGTGGGCGGCTATGCCTGATAATAAAATGGTTGGAAAAGCGATTCGGGATCCGAATAAGCTGAAGATAATCGCTTCTAATCCGAGGAGGTATACGGGCCCACCTAGAGTGGGGACCATGAGGGAGCTTCTTAGGGTTACTCAGTATGTGCAGGATAATTTCTCTAAAGTAACGGCGCCGTTTCTGACTGCACATGGGACTGCTGATGGTGTCACGTGCCCTTCTTCTTCTAAGTTGTTGTATGAGAAGGCTTCGTCTAAGGATAAGACTTTGAAGCTTTATGAGGGGATGTATCATTCTTTGATTCAAGGGGAGCCTGATGAGTCTGCTAATCTTGTGTTGGGGGATATGAGGGAGTGGATTGATGAGAGGGTGAGAAAGTATGGGCCGAGTAACAATACTCggtaaacaaaagaaaaagaaaagtctTTGTTGTATTTTTTTCATACAAATTTTAGTTCCTGGTTTTTTAACAATCACAAGATTTGATTAAGGACTAATGAAATGGTTATGAACTGTGTTGAAATTATATTATGTTATTGTAGTTCGATATAATAATGTTTTTAACTAAATGTTTGCAAGTTAAGAAATTCAGAAACATTCTTTGATCATGCTTTGTTTGGTTTCAAGTCAACCAAGGTCAAACTCGCGTCACatcttatttttcaaaacaaaaacaaaaaaacatgcACTTGATGTGTTTCTTTTACTGTCATGGACACGAGGATAACAAAAGCTATTGAGTCGTAAGAGGGATATcttagataaaaaaaatattttttatacactGTTTATCACCCAGAAGAAACATaaagaattaaagagatggaTGAGTGTTGAAGAATTAGGAGTCTTCAAATATCACTCTTGTTAGAAATGACTCAAAAGAGTAGAGCTCAAGTATTTAGTGTTACAATGGAATAATCCATTCATTtgctttaaaaatattttagagttagTGTCAGACCCATGTAATTACACCTAATTTACTGAATTTTATCGATGTCTAAAATC encodes:
- the LOC131629038 gene encoding caffeoylshikimate esterase-like, with protein sequence MAQQPESEILPNFWGDTPEDEYYTSQGVTNTKSHFQTPNGKIFTQSFLPLDGNIKATVYMTHGYGSDTGWLFQKICITFATWGYAVFTADLLGHGRSDGLRCYLGDMEKIASTSLSFFLHTRRSPPYNNLPAFLFGESMGGLATLLMYFQSEPDTWTGLIFSAPLFVIPEDMKPSKVHLFVYGLLFGLADTWAAMPDNKMVGKAIRDPNKLKIIASNPRRYTGPPRVGTMRELLRVTQYVQDNFSKVTAPFLTAHGTADGVTCPSSSKLLYEKASSKDKTLKLYEGMYHSLIQGEPDESANLVLGDMREWIDERVRKYGPSNNTR